Proteins encoded together in one Candidatus Poribacteria bacterium window:
- the dnaJ gene encoding molecular chaperone DnaJ, whose product MTQKRDYYEILNVNRDADADGIKKAYRKLAIQFHPDKNPGDKVAEDKFKEATEAYEVLQDAEKRARYDRFGHAGLEGMGTDFGDLGINLDDVFGDVFGDLFSGFGNPRRSPKHGRSLQYNLEVTLEDVIHGKEVTIQVPRIESCPTCEGSGAKKGTRPTRCPQCHGRGQISQSQGFFTMSRTCPRCRGEGTIITEPCQSCNGRGVVRNTRELKVNIEKGVDTGFKYQLRGEGEIGINGAPPGDLFVVINVEPHERFQRDRNDLITSAKISFVQATLGGNIEVDSIDGKEELHIPPGTQWGSHLRIPNKGVPHYRRSYSGDLVVRVEIETPKHLSTEQRRKLEEFATLRGEDHQSEHGGFWDKLLGRHDDEDPE is encoded by the coding sequence ATGACGCAAAAACGCGACTATTATGAGATTCTGAACGTCAATCGTGATGCCGATGCAGACGGAATAAAAAAGGCGTATCGCAAACTCGCCATACAATTCCATCCGGACAAAAATCCGGGCGATAAAGTCGCCGAAGATAAATTTAAGGAAGCCACAGAGGCGTATGAAGTCCTGCAAGACGCTGAGAAACGGGCCCGTTATGATAGGTTCGGGCACGCAGGACTGGAGGGCATGGGAACTGACTTCGGAGACCTTGGGATAAACCTTGACGACGTTTTCGGTGATGTTTTTGGCGACCTCTTTAGTGGATTCGGTAATCCGCGGCGTTCCCCCAAACACGGACGCAGTTTACAATACAACCTTGAGGTAACACTGGAAGACGTTATCCATGGCAAGGAAGTCACAATCCAAGTGCCACGAATTGAATCGTGCCCTACCTGTGAAGGCAGTGGTGCGAAAAAAGGCACACGGCCTACACGGTGTCCGCAATGTCACGGCAGGGGTCAAATCAGTCAATCACAAGGTTTTTTCACAATGTCCCGAACGTGTCCGAGATGCCGGGGAGAAGGCACCATTATTACAGAGCCTTGTCAGTCCTGCAACGGAAGAGGCGTTGTCCGGAACACGCGTGAGCTTAAGGTAAATATTGAAAAAGGCGTTGATACAGGCTTCAAGTACCAACTCCGCGGTGAAGGCGAAATCGGTATAAACGGGGCACCCCCGGGTGATTTGTTTGTTGTCATTAATGTCGAACCCCACGAACGTTTTCAACGGGATCGCAATGACCTGATTACATCCGCCAAAATCTCGTTTGTCCAAGCCACCCTCGGTGGGAACATTGAAGTTGATAGTATCGATGGAAAAGAGGAATTGCACATCCCGCCGGGTACACAGTGGGGTTCACACCTCCGTATTCCTAACAAGGGGGTGCCACATTACAGACGCTCCTATTCAGGGGATCTGGTCGTGAGAGTAGAGATCGAAACACCAAAGCATCTCAGCACGGAACAGCGAAGAAAGTTAGAAGAATTTGCGACACTGCGTGGAGAAGACCACCAGAGCGAACACGGCGGATTCTGGGATAAACTGCTCGGTAGACATGATGACGAAGACCCCGAATAG
- the grpE gene encoding nucleotide exchange factor GrpE encodes MCFPSTPQEGQKDFIMAEVKEIHIETEKETETEASTDSTSSTGKEKTIAERMREIAETALDTVKSEVKKEIEERIAPVEKTAANLTSEVKEEVEAIVQRVREQYEAEREDLLHTEIEKEVETAVQQVHEEYKAERDRLLRTAAEAENTKKRLQVDYQRQLKFANEGILEGMIPVLDSLEAAIKSTAEQGETSDASHAFTTFNEGVQLVHKQFLDALRIHGLTSIEAVGEMFDPNQHEALLVTASDDVPEGKIIEEFRRGYMLHTRVLRASQVVVSQGPAEEDASDDVSDDTDATDTTE; translated from the coding sequence ATGTGCTTTCCAAGCACACCTCAAGAAGGACAGAAGGACTTCATTATGGCTGAAGTGAAAGAAATACACATAGAAACAGAAAAAGAGACAGAAACGGAAGCATCTACTGATAGCACTTCCAGCACTGGTAAAGAAAAAACAATTGCCGAACGAATGCGAGAAATCGCGGAGACGGCACTTGATACAGTCAAATCGGAAGTAAAAAAGGAGATAGAAGAACGCATCGCGCCTGTAGAAAAAACAGCTGCCAACCTCACCTCCGAAGTCAAAGAAGAAGTTGAAGCGATCGTGCAAAGGGTGCGCGAGCAATACGAAGCAGAACGCGAAGACTTATTGCACACAGAAATCGAAAAAGAGGTAGAAACCGCTGTCCAACAGGTCCATGAGGAATATAAAGCGGAACGCGATCGTCTTCTACGCACAGCAGCAGAAGCTGAGAATACCAAAAAACGCCTGCAAGTGGATTATCAACGGCAACTCAAATTCGCCAATGAGGGAATTTTAGAAGGAATGATCCCGGTCCTGGACAGTCTGGAAGCCGCGATCAAAAGTACAGCAGAACAAGGCGAAACGAGCGATGCGTCGCACGCCTTCACGACCTTCAACGAAGGCGTGCAACTCGTTCATAAACAATTCTTAGATGCCCTCAGAATCCACGGACTAACCTCCATTGAAGCAGTTGGTGAAATGTTCGATCCAAATCAGCACGAGGCACTCTTGGTCACAGCATCGGACGATGTCCCAGAGGGAAAAATTATTGAAGAATTTCGGCGTGGCTACATGTTGCATACCCGTGTTCTACGCGCCTCTCAAGTTGTCGTCTCCCAGGGACCCGCCGAAGAAGACGCATCAGACGACGTGTCGGATGATACAGATGCTACTGATACTACCGAATAG
- the prmA gene encoding 50S ribosomal protein L11 methyltransferase, which yields MDWVRITVTTSQEASEAVANLLFELKAIGVEFKEKKASTVDLIAHYPLDDRVDARTQKLRDFLTELPTWGIQPHPATIDLKHVKSEKWEEAWKAAFPPQRVGNRIVIAPTWSEISDNKTEILIQLDPGMAFGTGYHPTTRLSLELLERTVDPHHHVADIGTGSGILTIAAIKLGAAHVDAIEIDSTALPVAAANFQSNRVASQVCLSQGDGLKGSANRYHLIVGNILTKAILPMIPFCAQRLYPDGIVIFSGILETELAHVKSVLEAHQFQCLDIISEAEDKVTWIGIKAILSPADRS from the coding sequence ATGGACTGGGTAAGAATCACGGTAACGACCTCTCAAGAGGCATCAGAAGCCGTTGCGAACCTTCTCTTTGAATTAAAGGCAATCGGCGTTGAGTTCAAAGAGAAGAAGGCATCCACGGTAGACCTCATTGCCCATTACCCTTTAGATGACCGAGTTGATGCCCGGACGCAGAAATTGCGCGACTTCCTTACGGAGCTGCCAACATGGGGTATCCAACCACACCCAGCGACGATTGATCTAAAACATGTCAAATCCGAGAAATGGGAAGAGGCATGGAAAGCCGCCTTCCCACCACAACGTGTTGGCAACAGGATCGTCATTGCCCCGACATGGAGTGAGATCTCCGACAACAAAACGGAAATCTTGATTCAACTCGATCCGGGCATGGCATTCGGGACAGGTTACCATCCCACCACACGACTTTCCCTCGAATTATTGGAACGCACCGTCGATCCACATCATCACGTTGCTGACATCGGGACGGGTTCGGGTATCTTAACAATTGCTGCTATCAAGTTAGGGGCGGCACACGTTGACGCGATTGAAATTGATTCGACAGCTCTCCCCGTTGCAGCAGCCAATTTTCAGTCAAATCGTGTGGCATCGCAGGTGTGTTTATCTCAAGGCGATGGACTCAAAGGAAGCGCAAACAGATACCATCTCATCGTTGGTAACATCTTAACGAAGGCAATTCTCCCAATGATTCCGTTCTGCGCACAACGGCTCTATCCCGATGGAATCGTCATTTTTTCTGGGATTTTAGAGACTGAACTCGCGCACGTTAAGTCGGTTTTAGAAGCACATCAGTTTCAATGTCTTGACATCATCAGTGAAGCAGAAGATAAAGTTACGTGGATAGGAATCAAAGCCATCCTGAGTCCCGCCGATAGGTCGTAG
- a CDS encoding RNA methyltransferase: MGYIRRTRRDLSRNVFMINYDKVIVFLEKESSAADAVSRFKQAYHTFCKTDTWSPAYQVFVTGWQRLDGVMLLEPEDTFDNGYRVHLTTTTERSLRELLLAFPRRYTGLFHINEKWIENRIHDVVEGDVIQTDTGSYYRGIKRGSSTSAEQRTVTKRKDTVVSHIHKLASLRGKLEHSEFIVEGPLIVERAVTDGLPIKTILYTTGFVATPEGKVLLTRAASENLSVYQVNDGMMGSITTTRPVPSIIASVHLSYPNFLSASGSLNFHCSPRCVLLIAENIGNPDNLGMTLRTADAAGVSGVLLSDSGASPFHKNCIRASRGAVGRLPLFFTRDICDAIDALRVSGWQVLGATASATNQLHEMEFIRPTAIVVGNENTGLSADARDCCPQLVRIPMASGQSSLNVGVAAGILLYELTRHHRI; encoded by the coding sequence ATGGGATATATTCGTCGGACTCGGCGCGATCTATCTCGGAACGTTTTTATGATAAACTACGACAAGGTCATCGTTTTCTTAGAGAAGGAGAGCTCAGCGGCAGATGCCGTTTCCCGTTTTAAGCAAGCGTATCATACCTTCTGTAAAACGGATACATGGTCCCCCGCATATCAGGTATTTGTCACAGGTTGGCAGCGGCTTGACGGGGTTATGTTGTTAGAACCGGAGGACACGTTTGACAATGGCTACCGAGTTCATCTCACAACGACAACGGAACGAAGTTTGAGAGAACTCCTCCTCGCCTTTCCGAGACGCTATACAGGGCTGTTTCATATCAACGAAAAATGGATAGAAAACAGAATCCACGATGTTGTAGAAGGCGACGTAATTCAGACTGATACAGGTTCCTATTATCGGGGTATCAAACGCGGCAGCAGCACCAGTGCGGAACAACGAACCGTCACAAAACGGAAGGATACAGTCGTATCGCACATTCACAAATTGGCCTCTTTGCGGGGGAAACTTGAACACTCCGAATTTATTGTCGAAGGTCCTCTGATAGTAGAAAGAGCCGTCACAGATGGACTCCCAATTAAAACGATTCTCTATACGACCGGATTTGTGGCAACCCCCGAAGGGAAAGTTTTGCTCACGCGGGCAGCATCAGAAAACCTATCTGTTTATCAGGTCAATGATGGCATGATGGGTTCAATTACGACAACACGGCCCGTGCCATCCATAATCGCTTCGGTTCATCTCAGCTATCCGAACTTCCTTTCGGCATCCGGAAGTCTCAATTTTCACTGTAGTCCAAGATGTGTATTGCTCATCGCAGAGAATATTGGAAATCCTGACAATCTTGGAATGACGTTACGGACAGCCGACGCAGCGGGCGTATCCGGAGTCCTCTTGAGTGATAGCGGCGCGAGTCCTTTTCATAAAAACTGCATCCGTGCTTCCCGAGGGGCAGTCGGTCGCTTGCCTTTATTTTTTACACGAGACATCTGCGATGCGATTGATGCACTCCGTGTCTCAGGTTGGCAAGTGTTGGGAGCCACAGCGAGTGCCACAAACCAACTGCATGAAATGGAATTTATACGCCCCACGGCTATCGTCGTAGGTAACGAGAATACAGGGCTCTCTGCTGATGCCCGGGACTGCTGCCCCCAATTAGTTCGCATTCCCATGGCATCAGGGCAATCATCACTGAATGTAGGTGTCGCGGCAGGTATTCTGCTCTATGAACTCACGCGACACCACAGAATTTGA
- a CDS encoding PIG-L family deacetylase produces MNSQTTPLNILVFGAHPDDCDIKAGGIAALYVQRGHRVQFVSVTNGDAGHHEMGGGPLAQRRYREAQAAAEVVGIEYALLDNHDGELMPTLENRYKLIRTIREFQPDLIITHRPNDYHPDHRYTSTLVQDAAYMVTVPNICALTPHLEKNPVIAYLSDGFMKPYPFAPDVVVGIDAVVEQKIDMLHCHVSQFYEWLPYNSGSLDTVPTGASERRAWLAERLLNRFRDVAEKHRDLLIALYGEEVGAQIKYAEAFEGCEYGSALTPENIPTLFPFFK; encoded by the coding sequence ATAAATTCGCAAACAACGCCACTCAATATTCTGGTTTTCGGTGCACATCCCGATGATTGTGATATTAAAGCGGGAGGTATCGCTGCCTTATATGTCCAACGGGGGCATCGCGTTCAATTTGTCTCTGTTACGAACGGCGATGCGGGGCATCACGAAATGGGTGGCGGTCCTTTGGCGCAGCGGCGATATAGAGAAGCACAAGCCGCCGCTGAAGTCGTCGGTATTGAATATGCGTTATTGGACAATCACGATGGCGAACTCATGCCGACGTTAGAAAACCGATATAAGCTTATTCGCACGATTCGTGAATTCCAGCCAGATTTAATTATAACCCACCGACCCAACGATTATCACCCTGACCATCGGTATACGTCAACCTTGGTTCAAGACGCGGCATACATGGTGACTGTGCCGAACATCTGTGCCCTCACACCGCATTTGGAGAAAAACCCTGTTATCGCTTATTTGAGCGATGGTTTCATGAAACCCTATCCGTTCGCACCCGATGTCGTTGTTGGTATTGATGCTGTCGTTGAACAGAAGATTGATATGCTCCACTGTCACGTATCGCAGTTTTACGAGTGGCTGCCTTACAACAGTGGATCGTTAGATACCGTCCCTACGGGTGCCTCGGAACGGCGTGCTTGGCTCGCTGAACGCTTGCTAAATCGTTTTCGAGATGTTGCTGAAAAGCATCGAGATTTGCTAATAGCACTCTATGGTGAAGAAGTGGGAGCGCAAATCAAGTATGCTGAGGCATTTGAGGGATGCGAATACGGTTCCGCACTCACCCCAGAAAATATCCCCACCCTCTTTCCGTTTTTCAAGTAA
- a CDS encoding geranylgeranylglyceryl/heptaprenylglyceryl phosphate synthase, whose amino-acid sequence MRSNWVLNYFHEVLKKHHAGYFVLIDPEQCEIGRCVKLASEIEAAGADAILLGGSFLTSDLHHVAKALKQETELPLVLFPGDSMHLTPHADAILYISLISGRNPNYLIGEQVKAAPRIQRYALTPIPTGYMLIEGGNKTAVEFMSGTMPIPRDKPDIAGPHALAAQYLGMQMVYLEAGSGAEHSVPEAMITTVKNQISIPLIVGGGIRTPEIAAQKVEAGADFIVTGNILEENGSLELMREFANAVHD is encoded by the coding sequence TTGAGATCGAATTGGGTTCTTAACTACTTTCACGAGGTATTGAAAAAGCACCATGCTGGTTATTTCGTTCTAATTGATCCGGAGCAGTGTGAAATTGGAAGATGCGTTAAACTTGCAAGCGAAATAGAGGCGGCGGGGGCAGACGCGATTTTGCTCGGTGGCAGTTTTTTAACGAGCGATTTGCACCACGTCGCGAAAGCCCTTAAGCAGGAAACAGAACTCCCACTGGTGTTATTTCCGGGCGATTCGATGCACCTCACTCCGCATGCCGATGCGATTCTGTATATCAGTCTCATAAGTGGACGCAATCCGAACTATCTCATTGGCGAACAGGTCAAAGCGGCACCGCGGATACAACGTTACGCGCTTACCCCCATTCCAACGGGCTATATGCTGATTGAAGGCGGCAACAAAACCGCAGTTGAATTTATGAGTGGCACAATGCCCATCCCACGCGATAAACCCGATATTGCGGGACCGCACGCATTGGCTGCCCAGTATCTCGGTATGCAAATGGTATATCTGGAGGCGGGGAGTGGTGCTGAACACTCCGTTCCAGAAGCGATGATCACAACAGTGAAAAATCAAATTAGCATCCCACTCATCGTCGGTGGAGGCATCCGCACACCAGAAATTGCTGCACAGAAGGTAGAAGCAGGGGCGGATTTCATCGTTACAGGGAACATTCTCGAAGAAAACGGATCCCTCGAACTGATGCGGGAATTTGCTAACGCCGTTCATGACTAA